The sequence CGGCGCCCTTCGGGCGCCGTTTTCGTTTGCTGCCGCCGTTGGGCGGGGAGCCCGAGGCGAGGGCGCCAACTTCGCGTTGCCATGCGCCGCCGACTGCGTTAAGCGACAGCCATTCCGGGTTTGCATTCCGGGCTTGGAAGGGTGGCCGAGTGGTTTAAGGCACCGGTCTTGAAAACCGGCGTGCCCGCAAGGGTACCGTGGGTTCGAATCCCACCCCTTCCGCCAGTATATTGTTCTCCACTGTTCGCAATTGGTGCGCCATGTCTGACGTCGCACTCCTCACCCGACAGAAGGTCGAGGCCCAGGGCCGATCACAGCGCAATCGCGTGAGTGGCAACTTGAAGGCCGCCTGCTGGCCGACATAGCTCCCTGATCGGCTCGGAATCCGCAATATAGCGCATTCAGGATCTTACGCAGCCAGCGCCAGAACCTGATCTGCTGCTTCGGAAACGCTGTACGCAGGCAAAAGCTCTAGGTCGTCCTCCCTTGCTTCGTGCTTTAGCTCGGCGGCGGGCTCTCTGCCTAGCCAGCGGCAAGCGGCCCGCCGGTTCACGCTGCTAATCGCGGTCGTGGTGGTGGTGATGGTGCTCGTGGTGCTCGTTTCTACGGACGCCTCCAGCTCCGGAGCGCGCAATAGCGGTTGACGTGAGAGAGGTCGAAAGTAGCATCGTCATGGCGGGCGGCGTGACCACCGCGAACTTTCCGCACGTTTTCAAGAACTCACGACGGTCTTCGTCTTCAGAGGGCATAGCGTCCATCCTATGATCCTGTCCCTATATTTAAATACCACAAATTAAATAACATTAAATCGGAAAATTCGGTCACGAATTGTGACTAAGACCGCCTCACTGGGCGGCCTCTCTGGCCCTCTATTTCCCAGGCTCCACAATTGCAAGCCGTTCGTCACCCCGCTGAAAGTCCGGCCGAAGGTCGACGCCCCGGCTACCGCAGCCCTGACACACGAACCGCGGCTCCAAGTCAGACAGCCGCACCCCGTCGGGCCAGCGATCGCCGCTCGGTGCGACGCGATGCCCGCAGCGGCAATAGACTAGGATGCCGCGCACGCCGATCTCGCGCATCTCGCCCAACGTGATCTTGAGCGGCCGGCCGTCGGCGTGCGTTGGCGTGTGGCGTCGGATAGAGCGAGGCATACCGCTATCGAAGCGCGGCGTCGGCTAGAGTCAAATTGTCGATCTCTTGGGCCTCGGAATGCGCGCGAGCTACTGCATGTTGTCGGTGCGAAAGAGCACGGGTGACGGTTCGCGCTGGCGGCTTTCGTTTCGAACACTGGTATTTTGAAAATAATAAAATTAAATAAATTAAATGTAGACGTGATTGAAATTTGGACTAGGGTAAAGCAGGACTTGGCGCCGGAAGAACGCGTCAGGTATCCGAGGAACGGCTCCAGCATCTGCCCCCTGCGTATGCCCCCCAGGATGCGGGAGCCGTTTCTTCGAATGGTCGAGGCGCATCATGCGGCCCTTATCACCGGCTGACCTGTTTCTTGTCTCTGCCATGACGGGGGCGGCGTTACTGATTGAAATCGGAGTTTTCATCGTTATGGATCTGATTTGACCGTCATCGCGGCGGCCGGGTGAGCGCGGGCATACCGAGATCAAAGCGGGCCGGCGCAGGGGGGCGAATTATCGATCCCTTGAGGCCCGGAAGCGTGCGCGAGCTACTGCGTGTCGTGGGTGGCAAAAACAAGCGAGTCAAAGGCCGGTCTACGAGATCGTCGAAGAAAAACGAACAATTCAACCTTGATGGCAGCGACGGAAAGCTCCTTATCCGTTGGTCCTCAAGCGCGATTTCGAATACGGCTGGTCCATGCTGCCAGCCCAGTTGCCGGATGATCCGGCCCCAATTGCCGGGCAGGATGATCGCACCCGGCTGAAGCATTGCTGCGCTCAGATAAAAAAACGGCATGTGCGGTTGTCGCCCGAATCGAACCAAGGATTGAAGCTTAGGCATTGCATCGGAGCGCGATAGGAGTCTGATCGTCCGTATGGGGCACGGCATCGTCGAGCTCGCGCGCACGGAGCGCATCTGCCGGGATCTGGCGGACCAGAGCAGGGTGCCCGGCGAGGCCGGCGCCAGTGCGCCGCGGCTGCGCTTCTGCGCAACGAAGTTGACCTGATCGAACACCGCATCATTGAGCGCGCCAAAGCCAACTTCGCAAAAAGGGGCCGCAGCAATCGTCATGCTGCGGCCCCGCTGGTCAAAACAAACCGGGTGAAAGAATTCCGTGAGATATACAGCCAGCCCCGGTGGAAAAATTCTACCGGGAAAATTTGGTAAACTTCAAATTAAATCTGGCGGGGCTGCTCAGGGAACAGCGACGCGCTTTAATATATGTTAGGGCGAGAAACTGCTGACAGGCCAAGCGTCAACACTTTGGCGCAAGTGTGCCAAATGGTGGTCAGCGCTGGGATTTCAGCCGCCCAAACCGGAATGCCGGAATGCACGAACGCGCCCGCGGCTCATATACTCCCCCCGCGCGATGTTCTTTGTCCTCGTTTTTTGAGGTTGACTGCATGTTCAATGCGGAAACGACCGCTCTGCTTAGAGCCGTGCTTGAGGAAGTCTGCGAGAAGATTCCCGTCAATGAGACCGGCGCAAGAACACACGTTGCGTCGAAGATTCTTGAGGCGGCGGCGCAGGGGCACCTTTCGACCGATGCGTTGATGGCGGCCGGTCGTGAGGCCCTGAATCCACCTACCATGTGGCGTTGATGGCTTAGCCTGGGACTATCGCTCCCGCCGGCGGCCATTTCGTGGCGCCGCTTCATCGCGGCATCGGCCGCAGGGGTTATCTCAGGCTACGCCTGCGGTTCGAAGCTTGCCAGGTTCACACCGGCGGGCTTTCTCGCTACGACAGGCAGGCGAGGATCGCGAGAGCTACGTCGTAGCCGAGGTCACCCGAATACGTCCAAAACAGGATTCCAGCGCCCATGGCGAGTACAAGCGCTTTAACTGCAATCATCTGAAGTCCCCTCTCGCTACCAATGAGGAGAGGTTGAGCCCTGATTGTTTCCAGGCTGCTTCGAGGGGATCGGCAAATGGTTTCGTTCACCGAGCCGTTATCCACTGACCCCCCGGTTCACCGGGTCAGCGATCCTTGTCAGGCTTGCCGTTGGGGCTGCCGTCCCCGCCGCCATTGCCCCAGCCGTTATTGCCACGAGGAGCGTGATGTACGATCCTGCCGCCGGACTTGGCGATGGCTGTGCTGGTAAGGGACGTCGACAGCAACGCTGTGATCGTGGGCGGAGTAACAACGGCGAATTTGCCGCAGGTCTTCAGGAATTCGCGCCGGTCATCATCTTTTTGTTCAGCCATCGCACCCTCCGCAAAGAATTAACCGTATTATATCGACGATTTAAATAATTGAACAAGTTAATAGTTCAATCACGAAGTATGAGAGGCGGTCTCAGGTGGCGGAGAGCCAGCCCCGGCTTCAGGGGGGCTATTGGGGATGGGCCGGGGCCGCTCCGCCAGCCCGACGGCGGGCTAGCGCGACTCAAAGCCGGTACCACAGCCATTGTTCCTACCGGCAGCACCTTGGGAAATTTGTGTCGCGTCCTGAAATCTATCCGGTCAAGAAATTGGTCGGGCTGAGTGAGAGCATGCTCGAAGGAATTGACAAGTAGCGTGCGAAGCAGCGGCCAATTCTCACCGTTTCGGATGCAATCCGGCAATAATCGAGATCGGACTAAGGGCGTCCCGAACGAAGGACCGGGAATAGACATCGGCAGGCCGACAATTTACGATTGTTGTCCATGGGGCGGATTCAGACGCTTACTGATTGCTACGACTGCGGAAATTCTGTTTCAGCAAACGCGGTCGCATGCCCAAGTTGCGGATCGCGGCATCCCTTCGGTCCACCGACGCTTGGTCGTAAGCCGCCAATCCACAACGTAGAGCGGCGCAACGATCGGAATATGTTCGTGATTGCCGGGACGCTCGGCGCGATCGGAGCAGTGTACGGTATGGCCGCAAGTTCAGGACCATGGACCGCGACGCTGTTCGGGGTCGCATATGGCACTGCAGGTATCTTGATCGGCGTCCCTCTCGCAGGTTTCTTCAACATCACCCGGCGGCTCTGGAGCTGATCGCCGCACGCCGTTTCATTCTTTCAGTCGGTCAGATGCCGAATTGCCTTCAGCACGAAGCAGACCGGCCAGAACGCCGCCCCTTGGCAATCAACCCGCTCGCGACATGTGGGATAGGACGTGGGTTGGATCGTAGAAAATCGAAATTCCTTCGAAAAGCAGCGTCCTTTGGTTGACACCCCTTTCGCCATTGCACCGGTATCGCCGCTGGCGCTTCCCGCATTGGCGGCTGGCTGTCCCGCAACGCATGGCTTGCCAGGCTGCAGCAAGGCATCCTTGGCGCCGTGATGCTGACAATTGGGGGATTGCTCTTCGTTGATCGCAGCGGCCCTGCGCCCACGCGCTAGCGGCTGAAGCTTCCGTTGATCGAGCAGCGACGCTCTCGATCGATTTCGGAATAATGGCATTATGCCGCCGTTTTGCCCGAGGTGTCAAACGGCTTTTCCGGGGCGCACGAAAAAAGCATTGTGCCAGTGCGACTTAGCTACTGTGCATGGGGTTGTTTTCATATTTTGTTTGCGCGACGACTTGGCTTACGCCACCGCCTGGCTTGGCCTTGCGGAACCCTTCTGCCGCATCTGCGTTGTCCCGCCATGACTGAAGACCTTTCCTACCGACGCAAACCCCTCACTCCCGAGCAGCGTCAGGCGCGCGATGCGGCGCGCCGGATCGAGGCTGAAAAGGCCATGCGCGATCATGAAGCGGCGCAGAAGGCGTTTTACGCCAACAAGGACCGGCTGAAGGCCGAGCGCCTGGCACGGGAAGCCGCGGCCGCGAAGGCCTGACTGCGCTTAGGCATCGCCCCCGAAACAGCTCTCGAATCGACCGGTGCCGCCGCTAATGGCGGCCGGAGACGCGCCACGCTCAAGGCGAGCTTGAGCGCCTGCACGGCACCAGCCAAGGTGCCGCGAGGCGATCGTGCTTCGATCGCCTCGGCTGCGATGCGGCAATCGTTGGCGACCTCGAGCAACCCGCTGCGGGCGAGGTCCAGGGTGGAGAGGGCTGCCTGCTCCAGGCACACCCGTTCAAGCCGTCGAAACTCTCGCAGGTCCCTGTTCATGCGTCAGCTCTCGATCTCCCCGCGCCATGCGGCACCGAGTCTGTTTAACGAACGGTAAACGTCTCTGCTTAGCCGGATTGGCTGGCGCAGGGCTGGTGCTGCCGCGGCCGGCTCCGCGGGCGTGCGGCGACAGGCTTGACGGCGTTTGCCTTCCGGGAGGAAGCTTCGAATGATCCTGAACTGACGTGAACCACGGAGACGTTGCTCTCAGCCAGTCCCGACCACCATCAGCGAAGAGGCAATGGAGCTGACCATGACCACGTTCGACAAGCGCGAGCAGGGCTTTGAAGCCAAATTCGTCCACGACGAGGAGCTCATGTTCAGGGCCGCGGCGCGGTCCAACAAGCTGCTCGGGCTCTGGGCGGCATCGCAGCTCGGACTCAGCGGCGAGGCGGCTTCGAATTATGCGACGGCGCTGGTGACGGGCAATCTGGAGAGCCAGACAATCGACGATGTCGTGGGCAAGGTGTCGGGCGATCTCGCGGCGAGAGGCGTGGCGCGCGAGCAGGTCGCAGCCAAGCTTCAGGAATGCCTGCACCAGGCGCTCGCGCAACTCGAAGCGGACAGGCAATAGGAAGGCAAGCTGCCGCGATCCTGATTGGCGCGGCCCGGCTTGCTACTGGGCCTGCGCTGAGCGGCGCCTGATTCGGAAGGTCGGCGGACGCCGGCTATTTCTGGTTCGGCAGCTTCACCGGCACGTGCGGCGAGGAGCTGACGGTCCGCGGGCTGCCGTCGGGGTAAACGCGGTCGCCGCGGATCAGGGATTCCAGAACAAGAAAAAATTTCTCTGCAAGCATTTGCGTCACCCTCGTTGGTGATGGCCTCTTGAAATGAGTCGAGGCGCCGAACGCAGAAATTCAATCAACTAAACGGGAGCGGGGCACTGTTGGGAGCGGTGCATGCTGCGCCGCAGTGCAGTTGTGGTCAGGAAAGCGCTGGTGGTGCTCAGCCGAAGGCGAGTGCCACGAGGCTCGAGCAGAGAAGGACCAAGCCGCCGGCGGTCAAAGCCAGAAAGCCATCGGATACGAAGTCATGGTTGCGCATGGGACACCTGCCGCTCTCGTCTTCGATGCTCGATCGGATCGATTAAAATTGTCCGAACGTGCCGTCTTGAAAGAGGTGATGCTTGCCGCCCGCGCGAGTGCCTCTAGGCCCTCGTGCGGTAACCTTCAAACGCATGGGCCAGGAAGATCCCCGCGCTTACCAGACCCATCAGTGCCGAAACCGTCTCGATCATCGTCAAATTCCAATCCGCCCCTGCAGCGCGAGAAAACGCGTGCGGCCTTGCACAGTCAAAAGAATTCCAGGGCGGCTCGCGACAATGGGGGTGGAGTGAGGATTCGGCGCAACAGAATGTCCGGGAGTGGCACAGAGCAGGGTGGCGGCGCTCGGTAGATCAACGGGGAGAAACGAACGCCTCGTTTACCATCCCAGCGCGATCGCTGTGGGCTCCCCATTTCCGCCGTGATCGGGTTGCGATATCGTCACCACTTCGGCGCGGTGGTGGGCCGCCTCGGAGCAAAGCACCGGACGGCGCTCCCCGTAACCAAAGCGGGATGGGTACACCGCCGGCGAAGTGGTATTTGGGGCGCATGGGGATCCGACGGTCAGATTCGGTGTTGCGGGCCGCGCGCGGTGTTGCGGCGGTCGCGACCTGCCTTGCGCTGGCCAATTGCGCGTCCTCCAACAAATTCTCCAGCCGGGTCGATCCGAAATACGGGGTGTCCTCGAGCCCGCGGGTCGTGGCTTTCGGAGACCCGGTCCCGAAGGGCGGCGGCACCTACCGCGTCGGCAAGCCCTATGTCGTGGCCGGCCGGACCTACGTGCCGGAGGAGGACGTCAACTACCGCGCCGAGGGCACGGCGTCCTGGTATGGGGACGACTTCCACGGCCGCCTGACCGCCAACGGCGAAGTGTTCGATATGGCCTCGCTGACGGCGGCGCATCCGACCCTGCCGATGCCGTCCTATGCGCGGGTCACCAACCTGTCGAACGGCAAGTCGCTGATCGTCCGCGTCAACGATCGTGGGCCCTATCACGGCAACCGGCTCATCGACGTCTCGAACAAGGCCGCCGAACTGCTTGAATTCAAAGGCAATGGCGTTGCCAAGGTTCGGGTCGAATATGTCGGCCGGGCGCCGCTGGAAGGCTCCGACGACCGCCAGCTGATTGCCACCTTGCGCACCGGGATCCCGGCTCCGTCGCCATCTATGGTGCGCGTTGCTTCGGCAAGGCCGTTCGTGCCAGAGCTGCCGTCCTCGCACCGCGGCGCCATTCGCGGCGAGGTTCCGATGCCGGAGGGGCGGCCCTACAATCTCGGCAACACCTCTGCCGACATGGCCTCCCTCAATGCGACCTCGGAGATGTCGGCCTCGAGCCGCAGCCGGGGCCGGGCGCTCCAGAACGCGCGCGCAGTGTCCTATGACGAGGACGGCCGTTGCGCGCCGGAGAGCGCACCGTCCGCCGCCTATGTCTCGGACGGCGCTGCCGAGGCCCGCAGCATCCTGAGCGGCCGCGGCCTCTACTAGGCCGTACTCTCTTTCAGGAACCCGACCAACGCGGCGTTGACCTCGTCGGGGCGCTCCTGCTGCACCCAATGGCCGGCGCCGTCGATGATGAGCTTGCGCTTCAGATTGGGCAGCACGCGCTCAAGCTCGTTGACGCGCTTGGCGCCGATCAGGCCGGTGATGACCGCGTCCATCGAGCCGGCAATGAACAGCGAGGGCTGGTGGATCTGCGCATCCTGCCATGGGGCCGTCAGCTCCCAATTGCGGTCAAGGTTGCGATACCAATTCAGCCCGCCGCGGAAGCCCGACTTGCGGAAGGCCTCGGTGAAATAGGCGAGATCGGCCTCGCTGAGCCAAGCCGGCAGCGGCTCGTCGGTGGTGGCGTGGCTGAGAAAGCCCTTGCCGGCCTGCACGAACATGGCAGCCGTGGGATCGGCCAGGCCGCGGCCGCCGAGCACGATCCGCATGGTGCGGGCGACGTCACGCTCGAGTTCGGCCTCGGCAACGCCGGGCGTCTGGAAATACTGCCAGTAGAAATTGGTGACGCCGCTCGCGCGCAACAGCTCGAGCGGCTTGCCGCGGCCGCGGAACGGCGGCGGCACGCTCAGGCCTGCCACTGCCGTGAAGATGTCGGGCCGGAACAGCGCCGCGTGCCAGGCGACCGGCGCGCCCCAGTCGTGGCCGACCACCATCGCCTTGGTCGCGCCCAGCGCCTGCACGAGGCCGACGATGTCGCCGACCGTGTCGAAGATCGAATAGGCGCCGATATCGGCCGGCGCGGCGCTCTGGCCGTAACCGCGCATGTCGGGGGCGACGACGCGAAAGCCCGCGGCGGCCAGCGCCGGGATCTGGTGGCGCCAGGAATAAGAGAGCTCCGGCCAGCCATGGCACAGCACCACCAGCGGACCTTCGCCGGCTTCGCGGATGAAGAGGTCGATCCCGTTGGCCTTGATGACGCGGGTGGAGGACATCGCTTTTCCGCCTTGTTTCAGGGGTTTGGTCGACAAATATGAGGTGCCACGATAGGGGCGTGGCGCGAATCGTGCAAACTCGGGTGCCGGCACGAGCCTCGTGTTGTTCGCGCCGGTTGCAACTGTTAGAACGCCGCTCTCAGGGCTTGGCCATGGTATTTCGTCTCAATTCGCTCAGTCGCAGGCGCTTTGCGCCCGGCGCGCTGGCGCGTGGGCTGATCGCGATAGCACTGGCGGCAAGCGTCAGCTGGAGCGGAGTGCTTCACGCCGCCAACCAGAGCATTCAGGGCGCCAAGAAGACCGAGGAGGCCGGCTTCGACGGCGATGCCCCCACCGCGATCCTGATCGAGGCGTCCAGCGGCAGCGTGTTGTTCGAGAAGAACGCCGACGAGCTGCGCGCGCCCTCCAGCATGATGAAGCTGATGACCGTGGAGGTCGTCTTCAACGCCATCAAGAAGGGCGACATCAAGCTGACCGACGAATACCGGATCAGCGAGAATGCCTGGCGCCGGGGCGGGGCGCCCTCGGGCGGCTCGACCATGTTCGCGGCCATCAACAGCAAGGTGTCGGTCGACGATCTCCTGCATGGCGCGATCATCCAGAGCGGCAACGATGCCTGCATCGCGCTCGCCGAAGCCATGGCCGGTAACGAGCGGATTTTCGCCGCCGACTTCATGACCAAGCGTGCCCGCGAGCTTGGCCTCACCAGGTCGACCTTCGCGAATTCCAACGGTCTGCCCGACCCCGGCAACAAGATGACCGTGCGCGAGCTCGGCATTCTCGCCCGCCACATCATTCTGGACTTCCCGGAATTCTACAAACTGTTCGGCGAGAAGGAGTTCACCTGGAATAAGATCCGCCAGCAGAATCGCAATCCGCTGCTCAACGCCCTCGAAGGCGCCGACGGCCTCAAGACCGGCTACACCAAGGAAGGCGGCTACGGCATGGTCGGCTCGGCCGTGCAGAATGGCACGCGGCTGATCGTCGTAGTCAACGGGCTGGAAGACCCTGAGGATCGCGCCACGGAAGCCAAGAAGATGCTGGAATGGGGCTTTCGCAATTTTGAGACGCGCACGCTGATCGCGGCTGAGCAGCCCGTCGGCTACGCCAAAGTGTTCGGCGGCGAGAGCCGCTCGGTCAAGCTTGTCGCCAAGACGCCCGTGAAGGTGATGGTGCACAAGAACGGCAGCGACAAGCTGATCGCGCGCATCGTCTATAGCGGCCCGGTGCGGGCACCCGTGCAAGAAGGCCAGCAGGTCGGCGTCGTCAGGGTCTGGCGTGGCGGCAATATCGCGGTGGAAACGCCGGTCTACGCGGCGGAGGCGATCGGCACCGGCTCGACCGTGCGCCGCGCGATCGATGGCGCCAGCGAGCTGGTGATCGGCATGTTCCGCGCAGGCGCCGAGAAGCTCTGATCATGAGTGAGAGCGCGGTCAAGCGGCCGTCCGGACGCGGACGCTTCGTCACCTTTGAAGGCGGTGAGGGGACGGGCAAGTCGACCCAGATCAAGAAGCTCGCCGACCGCCTCAAGGCAGCAAGGATGCGCATTCTCGTCACGCGCGAGCCGGGGGGATCGCCGGGCGCCGAGATCATGCGTCATCTGCTTCTGTCGGGGATGGGAAAGCTGCTCGGCCCCGAGGCCGAGACGCTGCTGTTCGCCGCCGCCCGTGACGACCATGTCCGCACCGTGATCGAGCCCGCGCTCAACCAGGGCGCCTGGGTGCTGTGCGATCGCTTCGCCGACTCGACGCGGGCCTATCAGGGCAGCCTCGGCCAAGTGCCGGCGGGCCTGATCAACGCGATGCAGCGGGTCACGATCGGCGATCTCAAGCCGGACCTCACCATCATCCTCGATTTGCCTGTCGAGATCGGCCTCGGGCGCGCCGTAACGCGCCGCGGCAGCGCCACGCCCGACCGGTTCGAGGGCGAGCAGCTCGCATTCCATCAAGGGCTGCGCGAGGCCTATCGCAAGATCGCAGCGGATGAGCCTGCGCGCTGCGTGCTGATCGACGCCAATTCCGACGCTGATACGGTCGCCGGGCGGGTCTGGAACGCGGTCCGCGAGCGCCTGCTTCCCACGCCTGCCTCGGTGATTTCCGCATGAGCCCGCGCCAGGCCGAGCGCGAGACTGCCACTCCGCATCCGCGCGAGACATTGAAGCTGTTCGGCCATCGCGAGGCCGAAGGCGCGCTGCTGACCGCTTATCGCAGCGGGCGCATTCCGCATGCCTGGCTGATCGGCGGACCGCACGGGATCGGCAAGGCGACGCTGGCCTATCGCATGGCGCGCTTCGTACTCGCGCATGGTCAGCCGATGGCGCCAGCCGTGCAGCGCGCCGAGGATCTCGCGATCGACCCCGATGATCCCGTGGCGCGACAGGTCGCCGCGAGCTCCCATGGCGGCCTGCTGACGCTGGAGCGCACCGCGAATGATCGCGGCGTGATGCGGACCGTGATCACTGTGGACGAGACGCGCGAGACCATCGGCTTCTTCGGCTCGACGGCGGCGGCCGAAGGCTGGCGCGTCTGTATTGTCGACACCGTCGATGAGCTCAATCCGAATGCGGCCAACGCACTGCTGAAGATCCTGGAGGAGCCGCCGCAGCAATCGCTGTTCCTGCTGGTGAGCCACGCGCCCGCGCGCGTGCTTGCTACGATCCAGTCGCGCTGCCGCAAGCTGCGTCTGCGGCCGCTTGCTACGGACGACGTGATCGGCGCGGCGGCTCTGGCTGCCGATCTCGGTCCGAACGATGAGGCCTTGCGCGAGGCCGCGGAGGCCTCCGAGGGCAGCGTCGCGCGCGCGCTGACACTGCTCGGCGGCGATGCGCTCAAACTCCAGCAGCGCACCGCGGCGCTGCTGGCGCGCCTGCCGCAGGTCGATCCGCGCGAACTGCACACCCTCGGGGATTCGCTTCCCACCAACGACCGCGTCGCACTTGCAGCCTTTATCGATGGCATCGACCGCTGGATCGCCGAAAGCCTGCATGCGGACGAGGCCAACGCCAACCAGAACTTGCCGCGCCTTGCGCGCTTAAGCGAGGTATGGGAAAAGATCGTCCGCGCCGCGCGCGATACCGAAACCTATAATCTGGAGCGCAAGCCCTTGGTTTTCTCGGTGTTCGGCTGGCTGGCGGACGCAACGCGCTAGAGCATGATCCGGACAAGCGCGAAGCGGTTT comes from Bradyrhizobium diazoefficiens and encodes:
- a CDS encoding septal ring lytic transglycosylase RlpA family protein encodes the protein MGIRRSDSVLRAARGVAAVATCLALANCASSNKFSSRVDPKYGVSSSPRVVAFGDPVPKGGGTYRVGKPYVVAGRTYVPEEDVNYRAEGTASWYGDDFHGRLTANGEVFDMASLTAAHPTLPMPSYARVTNLSNGKSLIVRVNDRGPYHGNRLIDVSNKAAELLEFKGNGVAKVRVEYVGRAPLEGSDDRQLIATLRTGIPAPSPSMVRVASARPFVPELPSSHRGAIRGEVPMPEGRPYNLGNTSADMASLNATSEMSASSRSRGRALQNARAVSYDEDGRCAPESAPSAAYVSDGAAEARSILSGRGLY
- a CDS encoding DNA polymerase III subunit delta', producing the protein MSPRQAERETATPHPRETLKLFGHREAEGALLTAYRSGRIPHAWLIGGPHGIGKATLAYRMARFVLAHGQPMAPAVQRAEDLAIDPDDPVARQVAASSHGGLLTLERTANDRGVMRTVITVDETRETIGFFGSTAAAEGWRVCIVDTVDELNPNAANALLKILEEPPQQSLFLLVSHAPARVLATIQSRCRKLRLRPLATDDVIGAAALAADLGPNDEALREAAEASEGSVARALTLLGGDALKLQQRTAALLARLPQVDPRELHTLGDSLPTNDRVALAAFIDGIDRWIAESLHADEANANQNLPRLARLSEVWEKIVRAARDTETYNLERKPLVFSVFGWLADATR
- a CDS encoding DUF1476 domain-containing protein yields the protein MTTFDKREQGFEAKFVHDEELMFRAAARSNKLLGLWAASQLGLSGEAASNYATALVTGNLESQTIDDVVGKVSGDLAARGVAREQVAAKLQECLHQALAQLEADRQ
- a CDS encoding alpha/beta fold hydrolase is translated as MSSTRVIKANGIDLFIREAGEGPLVVLCHGWPELSYSWRHQIPALAAAGFRVVAPDMRGYGQSAAPADIGAYSIFDTVGDIVGLVQALGATKAMVVGHDWGAPVAWHAALFRPDIFTAVAGLSVPPPFRGRGKPLELLRASGVTNFYWQYFQTPGVAEAELERDVARTMRIVLGGRGLADPTAAMFVQAGKGFLSHATTDEPLPAWLSEADLAYFTEAFRKSGFRGGLNWYRNLDRNWELTAPWQDAQIHQPSLFIAGSMDAVITGLIGAKRVNELERVLPNLKRKLIIDGAGHWVQQERPDEVNAALVGFLKESTA
- a CDS encoding D-alanyl-D-alanine carboxypeptidase family protein, whose product is MVFRLNSLSRRRFAPGALARGLIAIALAASVSWSGVLHAANQSIQGAKKTEEAGFDGDAPTAILIEASSGSVLFEKNADELRAPSSMMKLMTVEVVFNAIKKGDIKLTDEYRISENAWRRGGAPSGGSTMFAAINSKVSVDDLLHGAIIQSGNDACIALAEAMAGNERIFAADFMTKRARELGLTRSTFANSNGLPDPGNKMTVRELGILARHIILDFPEFYKLFGEKEFTWNKIRQQNRNPLLNALEGADGLKTGYTKEGGYGMVGSAVQNGTRLIVVVNGLEDPEDRATEAKKMLEWGFRNFETRTLIAAEQPVGYAKVFGGESRSVKLVAKTPVKVMVHKNGSDKLIARIVYSGPVRAPVQEGQQVGVVRVWRGGNIAVETPVYAAEAIGTGSTVRRAIDGASELVIGMFRAGAEKL
- the tmk gene encoding dTMP kinase; its protein translation is MSESAVKRPSGRGRFVTFEGGEGTGKSTQIKKLADRLKAARMRILVTREPGGSPGAEIMRHLLLSGMGKLLGPEAETLLFAAARDDHVRTVIEPALNQGAWVLCDRFADSTRAYQGSLGQVPAGLINAMQRVTIGDLKPDLTIILDLPVEIGLGRAVTRRGSATPDRFEGEQLAFHQGLREAYRKIAADEPARCVLIDANSDADTVAGRVWNAVRERLLPTPASVISA